A single window of Pontibacillus chungwhensis DNA harbors:
- the dapG gene encoding aspartate kinase yields the protein MKILVQKFGGTSVKDEQSREKAIAHVQKARAEGYKVVVVVSAMGRKGDPYATDSLLELIDFPHTRSSKREQDLLTSCGEVISSVVFSNELQNVGVSSVALTGAQAGFVTSNDFTEAKIRAMNPERITQELQYSDVVVVAGFQGQTESGDITTIGRGGSDTSAAALGAALEAEYIDIFTDVEGIMTADPRIVETARPLKVMTYNEIVNLAYQGAKVIHPRAVEIAMQAKVPIRVRSTYSDEFGTLVTQSRHDGRGKDIPDRPVTGIAHLSGIAQIKVFAKDEPYQLQSEVFKSMAEAGISVDFINISPKGVVYTIPDVYTTKAREILEALGYEPEITHNCAKVSTVGAGITGVPGIAARIVHTLTTAGVQILQSADSHTTIWVLVKEEDLKEAVNALHKTFELQLNE from the coding sequence ATGAAGATTTTAGTTCAAAAATTTGGAGGCACTTCGGTAAAGGATGAACAGAGTCGTGAAAAAGCGATTGCCCATGTTCAAAAGGCTCGGGCAGAAGGTTATAAAGTAGTCGTTGTTGTATCTGCGATGGGACGTAAAGGCGATCCTTATGCAACAGACAGTCTTTTAGAACTGATCGATTTTCCTCATACTCGTTCTTCAAAACGAGAACAAGACTTATTGACTTCTTGCGGGGAAGTCATCTCTTCAGTCGTATTCTCGAATGAGTTGCAAAATGTTGGCGTTAGTTCCGTTGCTTTAACCGGAGCTCAGGCTGGTTTTGTTACGAGCAATGACTTTACCGAAGCAAAAATCCGTGCAATGAACCCTGAGCGTATTACCCAAGAGCTTCAATACTCTGATGTCGTTGTGGTGGCAGGATTCCAGGGACAAACGGAATCAGGTGATATTACAACGATTGGCCGGGGAGGGAGCGATACATCCGCTGCAGCTCTTGGAGCGGCTCTTGAAGCTGAATATATTGATATCTTTACGGATGTAGAAGGGATTATGACAGCGGATCCAAGAATTGTGGAGACAGCAAGACCTTTAAAGGTCATGACTTATAACGAGATTGTAAATTTGGCTTATCAAGGAGCTAAAGTTATACACCCAAGGGCAGTCGAAATTGCTATGCAAGCGAAAGTACCAATTCGAGTTCGCTCTACCTATTCAGATGAATTTGGGACTCTTGTAACGCAATCGAGACATGATGGAAGAGGTAAGGACATTCCTGATCGTCCTGTAACAGGGATTGCACATCTGTCTGGTATTGCACAAATTAAAGTATTTGCTAAAGATGAGCCATACCAACTTCAGTCAGAGGTCTTTAAATCAATGGCTGAAGCAGGAATATCTGTAGACTTTATTAATATTTCTCCAAAAGGTGTCGTTTACACCATACCGGATGTTTATACGACCAAAGCTAGAGAAATATTAGAAGCATTAGGGTATGAGCCTGAAATTACCCACAACTGTGCCAAAGTTTCTACAGTAGGTGCAGGCATTACAGGGGTACCAGGTATTGCTGCAAGAATTGTTCACACCCTTACAACAGCCGGTGTTCAAATTTTACAATCAGCAGATAGTCATACTACCATATGGGTCCTTGTAAAAGAGGAGGACCTAAAAGAAGCGGTTAATGCTCTTCATAAAACATTTGAACTACAATTAAACGAATAA
- the asd gene encoding aspartate-semialdehyde dehydrogenase: MVETKKYHVAVVGATGAVGEKMIETLADRNFPIETLTLLSSKRSAGKRVRFQDTEITVQEATPESFEGVDIALFSAGGSISKSLAPEAVKRGAVVVDNTSAYRMDPDVPLVVPEVNNEDIANHNGIIANPNCSTIQMVAALEPIRNLYGLNRVIVSTYQAVSGAGNQANDELRAQSEAYLNGEEMKAEILPVGGDEHHYPIAFNALPQIDKFQDNGYTFEEMKMINETKKIMHMSELPVAATCVRLPFFTSHAESVYIEVDQKDVTVEALKEAIANAPGLVLEDDPTNQVYPTPQSAEGKRDVFVGRIRKDLDQSRGFHMWVVSDNLLKGAAWNSVQIAESLVKNQWLNK, encoded by the coding sequence ATGGTCGAAACCAAAAAATATCATGTAGCAGTTGTCGGAGCAACAGGGGCAGTAGGAGAAAAGATGATCGAAACATTAGCCGATCGTAATTTCCCAATTGAAACCTTAACGTTGTTGTCATCTAAGCGCTCAGCTGGAAAACGTGTGCGCTTTCAAGATACAGAAATAACCGTGCAAGAAGCAACACCTGAGAGTTTTGAAGGAGTGGATATCGCTCTATTCTCAGCAGGCGGATCTATTTCAAAATCATTAGCACCTGAAGCGGTTAAAAGAGGAGCGGTTGTGGTTGATAACACAAGTGCTTATCGCATGGATCCAGATGTACCGCTTGTCGTACCAGAAGTGAATAATGAAGACATTGCTAATCACAATGGTATTATTGCGAACCCAAACTGTTCCACTATCCAAATGGTGGCAGCTCTTGAACCAATCCGTAATTTATACGGCTTAAATCGCGTTATTGTGTCGACCTATCAAGCAGTTTCTGGTGCTGGTAATCAGGCCAATGATGAATTGCGAGCTCAGTCAGAAGCTTATCTAAATGGTGAAGAAATGAAGGCTGAGATTTTACCAGTTGGCGGAGATGAGCATCATTATCCAATTGCCTTCAATGCCCTTCCTCAAATTGATAAATTTCAGGATAATGGATATACATTCGAAGAAATGAAAATGATTAATGAAACGAAGAAAATCATGCACATGAGTGAACTTCCAGTAGCGGCAACTTGTGTTCGACTTCCATTCTTTACTTCACACGCCGAAAGTGTTTATATTGAGGTAGATCAAAAGGATGTTACCGTTGAAGCGTTGAAAGAAGCAATTGCCAATGCGCCTGGATTGGTATTAGAAGATGATCCAACAAATCAAGTATACCCTACACCGCAAAGTGCTGAGGGCAAACGCGATGTATTTGTTGGGCGCATTCGCAAAGACTTAGATCAATCTCGTGGCTTCCATATGTGGGTTGTTTCTGATAACCTACTTAAGGGGGCAGCATGGAACTCTGTGCAGATTGCAGAGAGTTTAGTGAAAAATCAATGGCTAAACAAGTAA
- a CDS encoding YlzJ-like family protein, which translates to MIHYTPLSDYDIIEDDAMSYEKHMTMTVNGKMCRVEQLDDGSYQLVQLLSTDPQDYLDQQYVPGTILTNGLLS; encoded by the coding sequence ATGATTCACTACACCCCGCTAAGTGATTACGACATCATTGAGGATGATGCCATGAGTTATGAGAAGCACATGACGATGACAGTTAATGGGAAAATGTGCAGAGTCGAGCAACTCGATGATGGATCCTATCAACTAGTTCAGTTATTATCTACAGATCCACAAGATTACCTCGATCAACAATATGTGCCAGGTACTATCCTTACAAATGGTCTATTGTCCTAA
- a CDS encoding M16 family metallopeptidase: MVKKYTCSNGLRIVLEEIPNVRSVTIGVWVKTGSRNENEHNNGVSHFIEHMFFKGTKTRSARDIAESFDSIGGQVNAFTSKEYTCYYAKVLDTHAKKALDILSDMFFNSTFDETEMDREKKVVLEEIKMYEDTPDDIVHDLLAQATYGNHPLGYPILGTEDTLKSFAPESLRSYLDQQYIPENVVVSVAGNVDESFFKEVEDHFGSYQSNHTPDPFEKPVFQTGAIRRKKDTEQAHLCLGYDGLPIGDDRVFSLVVLNNVLGGSMSSRLFQEVREQRGLAYSIFSYHSSHADSGLLTIYGGTGKDQLGVLQETIDQTVNEFIRDGLTNKELENSKEQLKGSIMLGLESTNSRMSRNGKNELMLGRHRTLDEMVTQIDSVTHDSVDHVLKAVFKGQHSSSIISPIEE; this comes from the coding sequence TTGGTAAAAAAATATACTTGCTCCAATGGACTAAGAATTGTATTGGAGGAAATCCCAAATGTCCGTTCTGTTACTATCGGAGTATGGGTGAAAACAGGATCAAGAAATGAAAATGAGCACAACAATGGGGTCTCCCATTTTATTGAACATATGTTCTTTAAGGGTACTAAAACGCGTTCTGCGCGTGATATAGCTGAGAGCTTCGATTCTATAGGTGGTCAAGTGAATGCATTCACTTCAAAGGAATACACGTGTTACTATGCGAAAGTGTTAGATACTCATGCTAAAAAAGCATTAGATATTTTATCTGATATGTTCTTTAATTCCACTTTCGACGAAACAGAAATGGATCGTGAGAAGAAAGTAGTTCTTGAAGAGATTAAGATGTATGAAGATACTCCGGATGACATTGTACATGATCTGTTAGCGCAAGCTACATACGGCAATCATCCGTTAGGATATCCAATCCTAGGTACGGAAGATACGCTAAAGTCGTTTGCACCGGAATCGCTGCGGTCTTATTTAGATCAGCAATATATCCCAGAAAATGTCGTTGTTTCTGTAGCAGGTAATGTGGATGAGTCTTTCTTTAAAGAAGTTGAGGATCACTTTGGCTCTTATCAAAGTAATCACACACCAGATCCATTTGAAAAGCCTGTCTTTCAAACGGGAGCGATTCGCCGTAAGAAAGACACAGAGCAAGCTCATCTTTGTCTGGGCTACGATGGTCTTCCAATTGGCGATGATCGCGTATTCAGTTTAGTTGTATTGAATAACGTTCTAGGCGGAAGTATGAGTTCTCGATTATTCCAGGAAGTACGGGAACAACGAGGCTTAGCTTATTCTATCTTTTCTTACCATAGTTCCCACGCGGACAGTGGGTTGTTAACGATTTATGGTGGCACAGGCAAAGACCAACTTGGCGTTCTTCAAGAAACTATTGACCAGACAGTAAATGAATTTATTCGTGATGGGTTAACGAATAAAGAGTTAGAAAATAGTAAAGAGCAATTAAAAGGTAGTATTATGCTTGGTCTTGAAAGTACAAACAGCCGAATGAGTCGAAATGGTAAGAATGAGCTCATGCTTGGTCGTCACCGAACATTAGATGAAATGGTCACACAAATTGACAGTGTAACTCATGATTCTGTGGATCACGTGCTAAAAGCTGTATTTAAAGGCCAACATTCATCTTCCATCATTTCACCGATTGAAGAATAG
- the dapA gene encoding 4-hydroxy-tetrahydrodipicolinate synthase produces MNFGNIMTAMVTPFDNRGNLDLEKTTQLVNYLIDNGSDGLVIAGTTGESPTLTAEEKIALCKHVVSVVDHRVPVIAGTGSNNTHASIELTKKAEQTGVDGIMLVAPYYNKPSQEGLYQHFSSIAKETSLPVMLYNIPGRSVVNMDVDTIVRLSTVDNIVSVKDASGDLDAMTELISKTSDDFSVYSGEDSLTLPSVAIGANGIVSVSAHVVGNEMQEMIHELREGDSVKAAALHQQLLPVMNACFMAPSPTPVKTALQMKGLDVGGVRLPLIPLTAEERNRLSEALAPFQK; encoded by the coding sequence ATGAACTTTGGAAACATTATGACAGCCATGGTGACTCCTTTTGACAATCGTGGCAACCTAGATCTTGAGAAAACAACGCAGCTCGTCAACTACTTAATCGATAATGGCTCTGATGGTCTTGTAATCGCCGGGACAACAGGCGAATCACCCACACTAACGGCAGAAGAAAAAATTGCACTATGTAAACATGTTGTAAGCGTGGTAGACCATCGTGTTCCAGTCATTGCGGGTACTGGTAGCAACAATACACACGCTTCTATAGAGTTAACGAAAAAAGCAGAACAAACGGGCGTAGATGGAATTATGCTAGTAGCCCCTTATTACAACAAACCTAGCCAGGAAGGTCTTTACCAACACTTTAGCTCAATCGCTAAAGAAACCTCCCTTCCTGTAATGCTTTATAATATTCCTGGGCGTTCTGTTGTGAATATGGATGTAGACACCATCGTACGCCTATCGACAGTCGACAACATTGTATCTGTTAAAGACGCAAGTGGTGACTTAGATGCGATGACAGAGTTGATTTCTAAAACAAGCGACGATTTTAGTGTCTACAGTGGTGAAGATAGCTTAACGCTTCCTTCTGTCGCGATCGGTGCAAATGGAATTGTATCCGTTTCTGCCCATGTTGTTGGAAACGAAATGCAAGAAATGATTCATGAACTGCGTGAAGGTGACTCTGTGAAAGCAGCAGCGCTTCACCAGCAGCTATTACCGGTCATGAATGCATGCTTTATGGCGCCATCGCCAACACCTGTAAAGACAGCACTTCAAATGAAAGGGTTAGATGTAGGGGGCGTTCGCCTTCCGCTTATTCCTCTCACAGCAGAGGAGCGTAATCGCTTATCAGAAGCGCTAGCACCTTTCCAAAAATAA
- the dpaA gene encoding dipicolinic acid synthetase subunit A: MLTGYTIGILGGDARQLEVIRRLSEWDATLILTGFDQLDHGFTGAKQVDFDEVDPSNLDAVILPVPGTNSDGKIDTIFSNQSLSLTKEWLMKTPKHCLIFTGITNKYLTGIAEETKRTLIPLFDRNDVAIFNSIPTVEGTIMMAIQHTDFTIHSSKVTVLGLGRVGMSVARVFAALGAHVKVGARKSEDLARISEMGLTPFPMKDIKQHTQDSDIVINTIPAHVVTASVIQTMPTHTLIIDLASKPGGTDFRYAEKRGVKALLAPGLPGIVAPKTAGNILANVVTQIIIEKLGEGSS; this comes from the coding sequence ATGCTAACTGGATATACAATTGGAATTTTAGGTGGAGATGCGAGGCAATTAGAGGTAATTCGCAGGCTCAGTGAATGGGATGCGACCTTAATTCTAACAGGTTTCGATCAACTGGATCATGGATTTACGGGTGCCAAACAAGTCGATTTCGATGAAGTGGACCCGAGTAATCTTGATGCAGTCATTCTACCAGTGCCAGGAACAAATTCAGATGGGAAAATTGATACGATTTTTTCAAATCAATCCCTTTCATTAACTAAGGAATGGTTAATGAAGACACCTAAACATTGCTTAATCTTTACTGGGATAACAAATAAATATTTAACTGGTATTGCAGAAGAAACGAAGAGGACTTTAATTCCTTTATTTGATCGAAATGATGTTGCGATTTTTAACTCAATTCCCACTGTGGAAGGCACTATCATGATGGCCATCCAACATACGGACTTTACTATTCATTCTTCTAAAGTTACGGTCCTTGGGCTAGGAAGGGTCGGAATGAGTGTGGCAAGGGTGTTTGCTGCTCTTGGGGCTCATGTCAAGGTAGGTGCTAGAAAGTCTGAGGATCTTGCTCGTATATCCGAAATGGGACTCACTCCGTTTCCCATGAAGGACATCAAACAACATACGCAAGATAGCGATATTGTGATTAATACAATTCCAGCTCATGTTGTGACAGCGAGTGTCATACAAACCATGCCTACGCACACATTGATCATTGATTTGGCATCAAAACCTGGGGGGACAGATTTTCGCTATGCTGAAAAGCGAGGTGTAAAAGCCCTTTTGGCGCCTGGCTTACCTGGGATAGTGGCTCCAAAGACGGCAGGTAATATTTTGGCGAATGTGGTGACTCAGATTATTATAGAAAAATTAGGTGAAGGGAGTTCATAA
- a CDS encoding DNA translocase FtsK — MAKKRQKKKQQKTQVKDQVKFELIGLLFIFLSVFGSGASAISGGAIPNSLEHLFQFFFGIWYFIVSLFLFVVGIYLMVQRKWPMFIHKRFVGFYILFAAILLLTHVQTFEAVMKDNVEPSILKVTWNHFQAYIQGKVSSSQLGGGLIGGSLFAFTYYLFAPTGAKIVSVFAMIVGVLFLTEISLGDLLKSALDKGKSFMNNQWTSVKDQREQYKEKRQKDKQDEEKEEAPIEYGNEGKQTSSQPPEQEESTSSPIIQDFTDNAYKQEEPQEKKPAKESPQDIKSEEEGLAESLPLTEVENVDYQLPSLNLLAEPTKNTQQQERSKIQATVKKLEQTFHSFGVKAKVTKVHVGPSVTKYEVYPDVGVKVSKIVNLHDDLALALAAKDIRIEAPIPGKSAVGIEVPNQEVAMVSLREVLEPQQHQSDSKLLFGLGRDISGDAIVSELNKMPHLLVAGATGSGKSVCINGIITSILMRAKPHEVKMMMIDPKKVELNVYNGIPHLLAPVVTDPKKASRALKKVVSEMERRYELFSDTGTRNIEGYNEHIRKHNAESEETQPQLPYIVVLVDELADLMMVASNEVEDAITRLAQMARAAGIHLIIATQRPSVDVITGVIKANIPSRIAFSVSSQTDSRTILDSGGAEKLLGRGDMLFIPVGSSKPTRVQGAFLSDEEVERIVEHCVEQQKAQYEEEMIPEEESEVKQEVDDDLYEDAVALVLEMQSASVSMLQRRFRIGYTRAARLIDAMEDRRIVGPYEGSKPREVLVSQSSEEISS, encoded by the coding sequence ATGGCGAAGAAACGTCAAAAGAAAAAACAACAGAAAACACAAGTAAAAGATCAGGTTAAATTTGAGCTCATTGGGCTTTTATTTATATTCTTATCCGTTTTTGGTAGTGGAGCTAGTGCTATATCAGGTGGCGCTATTCCAAATAGTTTAGAGCACTTATTTCAATTCTTTTTTGGTATATGGTATTTTATCGTCTCTTTATTCTTATTTGTAGTGGGAATTTACTTAATGGTGCAGCGTAAATGGCCTATGTTTATACATAAACGCTTTGTAGGCTTTTACATTTTGTTTGCTGCGATATTATTATTAACTCATGTACAGACTTTTGAAGCGGTAATGAAGGATAATGTTGAACCGTCTATCCTGAAAGTTACCTGGAACCATTTCCAGGCTTACATTCAAGGAAAGGTTTCCTCTTCACAATTGGGGGGAGGTTTAATTGGTGGGAGTTTGTTTGCTTTTACCTATTACTTATTTGCTCCGACGGGTGCAAAGATTGTTTCTGTCTTTGCCATGATCGTTGGGGTGCTCTTTTTAACAGAAATTTCTCTTGGCGATCTGTTGAAAAGTGCACTCGATAAAGGGAAAAGCTTCATGAATAACCAATGGACTTCTGTTAAGGACCAAAGAGAACAATATAAAGAAAAGCGCCAAAAAGATAAGCAAGACGAAGAGAAAGAAGAAGCTCCAATTGAATATGGAAATGAGGGTAAACAAACTTCTTCTCAACCTCCTGAACAAGAAGAAAGTACCTCCTCGCCTATTATTCAGGACTTTACGGATAACGCTTATAAACAAGAAGAACCACAAGAGAAGAAACCTGCAAAAGAAAGTCCTCAAGACATCAAATCGGAAGAGGAGGGGTTAGCTGAATCATTACCCCTTACAGAGGTGGAAAACGTTGATTACCAATTGCCATCTTTGAATTTATTAGCTGAACCCACAAAAAATACGCAACAACAAGAACGTTCTAAAATTCAAGCTACAGTAAAAAAATTAGAACAAACTTTTCACAGTTTTGGTGTTAAAGCAAAAGTAACCAAAGTTCATGTAGGGCCATCAGTAACAAAATATGAAGTCTATCCTGATGTAGGAGTAAAAGTAAGTAAGATTGTGAACTTACATGATGATCTTGCTTTGGCTCTTGCAGCGAAGGATATTCGTATTGAAGCCCCGATACCGGGGAAATCTGCCGTAGGTATTGAAGTGCCAAACCAAGAAGTAGCTATGGTAAGTTTAAGAGAGGTGTTAGAGCCTCAGCAACACCAATCAGATTCTAAACTATTATTTGGCCTAGGGCGAGATATCTCAGGTGATGCTATAGTTTCTGAATTAAACAAAATGCCACACTTATTAGTAGCGGGTGCTACAGGAAGTGGTAAGAGTGTGTGTATAAACGGAATTATTACTAGTATTTTAATGAGAGCTAAACCTCATGAAGTAAAAATGATGATGATTGATCCGAAAAAAGTAGAGCTGAATGTATATAATGGAATACCGCATTTGTTAGCTCCTGTTGTTACGGACCCTAAGAAAGCTTCACGTGCACTTAAAAAAGTTGTGTCAGAAATGGAAAGAAGATATGAATTGTTCTCAGATACCGGGACAAGAAATATAGAAGGTTACAATGAACACATTCGAAAACATAACGCTGAAAGTGAAGAAACCCAACCTCAGCTGCCTTATATTGTAGTACTTGTAGATGAACTGGCAGACTTAATGATGGTTGCATCAAACGAAGTGGAAGATGCGATAACACGCTTAGCGCAAATGGCTCGTGCTGCTGGCATTCATTTAATTATCGCCACGCAGCGCCCTTCTGTAGATGTCATTACAGGTGTCATAAAAGCAAATATCCCTTCTCGGATTGCGTTCAGTGTATCTTCACAAACGGATTCTCGTACTATTTTAGATTCAGGCGGGGCGGAAAAGTTACTCGGCCGGGGAGATATGTTATTTATTCCTGTTGGTTCTTCAAAACCGACTCGTGTTCAAGGGGCTTTCCTTTCTGATGAAGAAGTAGAAAGGATTGTGGAACATTGTGTCGAACAGCAAAAAGCACAATATGAGGAAGAAATGATTCCTGAAGAAGAAAGTGAAGTAAAGCAAGAAGTGGATGATGATTTATATGAGGATGCTGTAGCTTTAGTGTTAGAAATGCAAAGCGCAAGTGTGTCTATGTTACAACGAAGGTTCCGAATAGGTTATACTCGTGCAGCAAGATTAATTGATGCTATGGAAGATCGGCGTATTGTAGGACCATATGAGGGAAGTAAACCGAGAGAGGTTCTTGTATCACAATCTTCAGAGGAAATATCTTCTTAA
- a CDS encoding YlmC/YmxH family sporulation protein, with amino-acid sequence MRYRELSGKEIVDVRHGSRLGVLGQTDLEIDPNTGNIHSFIIPNYKWFGMKKEGDEVKLRWSDIQKIGDDMIIIDPKE; translated from the coding sequence ATGAGATATCGTGAACTAAGTGGGAAAGAGATCGTAGACGTCAGACACGGTTCTAGGCTTGGCGTTTTAGGACAAACGGATCTAGAAATCGATCCAAACACCGGAAACATCCATTCCTTCATCATCCCCAATTATAAATGGTTTGGGATGAAGAAAGAAGGCGATGAGGTTAAACTTCGGTGGTCTGACATACAAAAAATCGGAGATGACATGATTATCATCGACCCAAAAGAGTAA
- a CDS encoding GntR family transcriptional regulator, with amino-acid sequence MSIRTDTRHLYLQVIDQIKKDIDNGRYKEREKLPSEFQLSKLLGVSRATLREALRILEEENIVTRRHGVGTFVNAKPIFSSGIEELFSVTEMIERGGMKPGSQYLSTEMLEATEEDVKKFYPFHVETFAKVERVRTADGEPVVYCVDKIPKGLIPLEHVHKEDSMFQLLEEYSEKVVSYAVTFIEPVGYQERISTILNCEPDQPLLLLKQMHYTTEDEPVLYSSNYFRADTFGFHVLRKRV; translated from the coding sequence ATGAGTATAAGAACAGATACACGCCATTTATATTTACAAGTCATCGATCAGATTAAGAAAGATATTGATAATGGGAGATACAAAGAAAGGGAAAAACTCCCCTCTGAATTCCAGTTATCGAAGTTATTAGGTGTATCCAGGGCGACATTACGTGAGGCTCTTCGCATACTAGAGGAAGAGAACATTGTAACAAGACGTCACGGAGTTGGAACATTTGTTAACGCTAAACCAATCTTCTCATCTGGTATAGAAGAATTATTTAGTGTAACAGAAATGATTGAAAGAGGCGGCATGAAACCCGGAAGTCAGTACTTATCAACTGAGATGTTAGAAGCGACCGAAGAGGACGTTAAAAAATTTTATCCTTTTCATGTCGAAACATTCGCAAAAGTCGAACGAGTCAGAACAGCCGACGGAGAACCGGTAGTCTACTGTGTCGACAAAATTCCAAAAGGGCTGATTCCTTTAGAACATGTCCATAAAGAAGATTCTATGTTTCAGCTTTTGGAAGAGTATAGTGAAAAAGTTGTGAGTTATGCTGTAACCTTCATTGAACCAGTAGGATACCAGGAACGAATCTCTACAATATTAAATTGTGAGCCAGATCAACCACTCTTATTGTTAAAGCAAATGCATTATACAACGGAAGATGAGCCTGTATTGTATTCGAGTAATTACTTCCGGGCCGACACGTTTGGATTCCACGTTTTGCGAAAAAGAGTGTAA
- a CDS encoding ClpP family protease yields the protein MGNEDTPKKGQDQDQEQDQNQNSQSSLMQKIQQLGQSNVPTAPDSNIHILPIIGQVEGHVQLPPKNKTTKYEHLIPQIIAIEQNPKIEGVIVLLNTVGGDVEAGLAISEMIASLSKPSVSIVLGGGHSIGVPIAVATNYSFIAETATMTIHPIRLTGLVIGVPQTFEYLDKMQERVINFVTHHSNVTEEKFKDLMFAKGNLTRDIGTNVIGDDAVECGLIDAVGGVSHAMKKLNELISEKKKQDEQVIQ from the coding sequence ATGGGAAATGAAGATACACCTAAAAAGGGGCAAGACCAAGATCAAGAACAGGACCAGAATCAAAATTCACAATCCTCTTTGATGCAGAAAATTCAGCAGCTAGGTCAGTCGAATGTACCAACGGCGCCGGATTCAAATATACACATTTTACCTATTATTGGTCAGGTAGAGGGACATGTGCAGCTTCCTCCTAAGAATAAAACAACGAAATACGAGCACCTAATACCGCAAATTATTGCGATTGAACAAAATCCTAAAATTGAAGGAGTTATTGTTCTTTTAAATACAGTGGGAGGCGACGTAGAAGCGGGTCTTGCTATATCGGAGATGATTGCTTCTTTATCTAAACCATCTGTTTCTATTGTACTAGGTGGAGGACATTCAATAGGCGTTCCAATTGCAGTTGCCACAAACTACTCGTTTATAGCGGAAACAGCCACAATGACGATCCATCCTATACGTTTAACGGGTCTTGTCATTGGAGTACCTCAGACGTTTGAATACTTAGACAAGATGCAGGAACGAGTGATTAACTTCGTCACTCATCACTCCAATGTGACAGAAGAAAAGTTCAAGGATTTAATGTTTGCTAAAGGCAATCTAACAAGAGATATTGGGACGAACGTTATTGGTGACGATGCTGTAGAATGTGGATTAATTGATGCTGTAGGCGGAGTTAGCCACGCCATGAAAAAACTAAATGAACTAATATCAGAAAAGAAGAAGCAAGATGAGCAGGTGATTCAATGA
- a CDS encoding dipicolinate synthase subunit B, whose translation MSLKGKTIGFGLTGSHCTYSEVFPQMQKLMDLGATVVPVVSYTVQKTDTYFGEAAEHLKKIEEITGEKLISTIPEAEPLGPKRPLDCMVIAPLTGNSMSKMANALTDSPVLMAAKATLRNQSPVVLAISTNDALGLNGVNLMRLMATKNIFFVPYGQDDPVKKPNSMVARMDSLVETIEAALEYKQVQPVIIERS comes from the coding sequence ATGTCACTTAAGGGGAAAACAATTGGTTTTGGTTTAACGGGATCACATTGTACCTATTCAGAAGTTTTTCCGCAAATGCAAAAGCTGATGGATCTTGGGGCTACTGTGGTACCTGTTGTGTCTTATACAGTTCAAAAAACAGATACGTATTTCGGTGAAGCAGCTGAACACTTGAAGAAAATAGAGGAGATCACAGGAGAGAAATTGATTTCAACTATACCTGAGGCTGAGCCACTTGGTCCTAAGCGCCCTCTAGATTGTATGGTTATTGCTCCGTTAACCGGAAATTCTATGAGTAAAATGGCAAATGCTTTAACAGATAGTCCTGTACTCATGGCCGCAAAGGCTACACTGAGAAATCAAAGTCCTGTGGTATTAGCGATTTCCACCAATGACGCTTTAGGGTTGAATGGAGTCAATTTAATGAGGCTTATGGCAACAAAGAATATCTTCTTTGTACCGTATGGGCAGGATGATCCAGTAAAAAAACCAAATTCCATGGTAGCTCGTATGGATTCACTCGTGGAAACAATTGAAGCAGCACTGGAATATAAGCAGGTCCAACCTGTAATAATTGAAAGATCGTAA